A single genomic interval of Prunus dulcis chromosome 5, ALMONDv2, whole genome shotgun sequence harbors:
- the LOC117627517 gene encoding uncharacterized protein LOC117627517 produces MDSNLDSEWEERRRQMIEEGDARMSTNTQLAATVATLWTHEQIQQQAPWGGFVVGHSNKRRGRAFRHQKLMMDYFVQNHVYAPEDFRRRFQMRRHVFLGLVNGISNVNPYFRHTTDATGSLSFSPHQKLTSALQVLAYASSTNQIDESMRMSESTSIENLGEFCRTIVHTYRDEYLRQPPHEDLNMSFFFSHLSFFLNP; encoded by the coding sequence ATGGATTCCAACTTGGATTCCGAATGGGAGGAGCGCAGACGCCAAATGATTGAAGAAGGTGATGCTCGAATGAGCACAAATACACAACTTGCGGCTACTGTAGCAACATTATGGACTCATGAGCAAATACAACAACAAGCCCCGTGGGGTGGCTTTGTTGTTGGTCACAGTAACAAACGTAGGGGACGAGCTTTTAGGCAtcaaaaattgatgatggACTACTTCGTCCAAAATCACGTCTACGCTCCTGAGGACTTCAGACGTCGATTCCAGATGAGGCGTCATGTCTTCCTTGGTTTGGTAAATGGTATCTCAAATGTCAACCCCTACTTCAGACATACAACTGATGCCACAGGTAGTCTCAGTTTCTCACCCCACCAAAAGCTTACAAGTGCACTCCAAGTGTTGGCATATGCAAGCTCAACAAATCAAATCGATGAATCCATGAGGATGTCTGAGTCAACATCCATTGAGAACCTTGGGGAATTTTGTCGTACAATTGTTCACACATACAGGGATGAGTACCTCCGACAACCACCACATGAGGACCTAAATATGTCTTTCTTCTTCAGCCATCTGTCTTTCTTCCTAAACCCATAA
- the LOC117629216 gene encoding ubiquinol oxidase 2, mitochondrial-like, whose product MSMMLVSRRHLAKSMVGVAGGTIRLFSSATTTACSVTGAAAAAKQSTRMGVPTWTKSGAVYWVQMDCGARSAGTVALGGKADYEEEKKQHAADHGSKPSVDNGSGNKDEKGIASYWGVGPTKLTKEDGTQWKWTCFRPWETYKADVSIDLNKHHVPTTFLDKMAYWTVKSLRWPTDLFFQRRYGCRAMMLETVAAVPGMVGGMLLHCKSLRRFEHSGGWIKALLEEAENERMHLMTFMEVAKPKWYERALVVTVQGVFFNAYLLGYLLSPKFAHRMVGYLEEEAIHSYTEFLKELDKGNIENVPAPAIAIDYWQLPPNSTLRDVVTVVRADEAHHRDVNHFASDIHYHGRQLKESPAPIGYH is encoded by the exons ATGAGCATGATGCTGGTGAGTCGAAGACACCTGGCGAAATCCATGGTTGGCGTCGCAGGAGGCACAATACGTCTCTTCTCCAGCGCAACAACTACTGCTTGTAGTGTCACcggagcagcagcagcagccaaACAGTCTACGAGGATGGGTGTTCCTACGTGGACGAAGAGCGGCGCCGTTTACTGGGTTCAGATGGATTGTGGGGCCCGGAGTGCCGGCACCGTGGCGCTGGGTGGCAAGGCCGACTacgaggaagagaagaaacagCATGCAGCAGATCATGGCTCCAAGCCTTCCGTTGATAACGGTTCTGGCAATAAGGATGAGAAAGGGATCGCCAGTTATTGGGGCGTGGGCCCCACCAAGCTTACCAAGGAAGATGGCACCCAATGGAAATGGACTTGCTTTAGA CCATGGGAGACGTACAAAGCCGACGTCTCGATAGATCTGAATAAGCATCACGTGCCAACGACTTTCTTGGACAAAATGGCTTACTGGACCGTCAAGTCTCTCCGATGGCCTACTGACCTATTCTTTCAG AGACGGTATGGGTGCCGAGCAATGATGCTAGAAACTGTGGCAGCAGTGCCTGGGATGGTAGGAGGGATGCTGCTGCACTGCAAGTCCTTGAGGCGGTTCGAGCACAGCGGAGGGTGGATCAAAGCCCTCCTGGAAGAAGCAGAGAACGAGCGAATGCACCTCATGACCTTCATGGAAGTAGCCAAGCCCAAGTGGTACGAGCGTGCCTTAGTTGTCACAGTTCAAGGtgtcttcttcaatgcttACTTGTTGGGGTATCTGCTCTCGCCTAAATTCGCTCATCGAATGGTCGGGTACCTTGAGGAAGAAGCAATCCACTCCTACACTGAGTTCCTCAAGGAGTTAGATAAAGGGAACATAGAGAATGTGCCAGCTCCTGCCATTGCTATTGATTATTGGCAGCTCCCACCTAACTCTACGTTGAGAGATGTTGTCACGGTTGTTAGGGCAGATGAGGCACATCATCGAGATGTCAATCACTTTGCATCG GACATACACTATCATGGCCGCCAACTGAAAGAATCTCCGGCCCCAATTGGTTACCACTAG
- the LOC117627234 gene encoding alpha-glucosidase 2: MGEVVALSGRLGGGSSKLAPGYLHRLPFSGTNSNSVVHASLFSGVRLRKKPGPQFGSIRRKRSAKRLVTESLISKMADYEGKAVATDVTSGSMIFEPIIEDGVFRFDCSANDRNAAYPSISFINSKDRDTAIMSHKIPSYIPNFQCLLGQQIVKLELPVGTSLYGTGEVSGQLERTGKRVFTWNTDAWGYGSGTTSLYQSHPWVLAVLPTGEALGILADTTRRCEIDLRKESMIQFIAPSSYPVITFGPFPSPQAVLISLSHAIGTVFMPPKWSLGYHQCRWSYDSDKKVQQITGTFREKGIPCDVVWMDIDYMDGFRCFTFDKERFPDPKSLVKGLNQNGFKAIWMLDPGIKQEDGYFVYDSGSKNDVWILKADGRPFVGEVWPGPCVFPDYTQAKVRSWWSNLVKDFTVNGVDGIWNDMNEPAVFKTLTKTMPESNIHKGDDELGGCQVHSHYHNVYGMLMARSTFEGMKLGSEKNRPFVLTRAGFIGSQRYAATWTGDNLSTWEHLHMSISMVLQLGLSGQPLSGPDIGGFAGNATPRLFGRWMGIGSMFPFCRGHSEIDTIDHEPWSFGKECEEVCRLALNRRYCLIPHIYTLFYMAHKTGTPVASPTFFADPKDPSLRKLENSFLLGPLLVYSSTLPGQGMDSLQCTLPKGIWLSFDFDDSHPDLPALYLQGGTIIPVGPPHQHVGESNIFDDLTLVVALDEHGKAKGVLYEDDGDGYEFMKGGFLLTHYVAELQSSIVTVKVSKTEGSWKRPQRRLHVQLLLGGGAMVDTWGKDGEVLQILMPSEQEVVQLVSTSEKQYRSRLENAKAIPDVEVTSAHKGIELSRTPVELKGGDWFVKVVPRIGGRIISMMHLPSGTQWLHSRVEVNGYEEYSGTEYRSAGCTEEYNVTERNLEHAGEQECLLLEGDIGGGLVLQRQIYIAKNDPKVFRIDSSIIARKVGAGSGGFSRLVCLRVHPMFTLLHPTESYVSFTAIDGSKHEIWPESEEQFYEGNLLPNGEWMLIDKCLGLGLLNRFDVSQVYKCLIHWGTGTVNLELWSEERPVSKKSPLRVAHEYEVITIP, encoded by the exons ATGGGAGAAGTGGTAGCATTGAGTGGCAGATTGGGTGGGGGATCGTCCAAACTCGCGCCAGGGTATCTTCATCGTCTTCCTTTCTCTGGTACCAACAGCAACAGTGTAGTTCATGCCAGCCTCTTTTCAGGGGTGAGGTTGAGGAAGAAGCCTGGTCCTCAATTTGGATCGATCAG AAGGAAGAGATCTGCCAAAAGGTTGGTTACTGAAAGTTTGATCTCTAAAATGGCTGATTATGAAGGAAAGGCAGTCGCTACTGATGTCACCTCAGGATCTATGATTTTTGAGCCTATCATTGAGGATGGAGTATTCCGATTTGATTGTTCTGCAAATGATAGAAATGCAGCATATCCTAGTATCTCTTTTATTAATAGCAAGGATAGGGACACAGCAATTATGAGTCACAAGATACCTTCATATATCCCAAATTTTCAATGTCTATTGGGACAGCAGATTGTTAAACTCGAG CTTCCTGTCGGGACCTCTCTCTATGGAACTGGGGAAGTTAGTGGGCAACTTGAGCGGACGGGGAAAAGA GTTTTTACTTGGAACACGGATGCATGGGGTTATGGTTCTGGAACTACATCATTGTACCAGTCACATCCTTGGGTTCTAGCTGTTCTTCCAACTGGAGAGGCATTGGGAATTCTCGCTGATACAACACGACGCTGTGAG ATTGATCTGAGGAAAGAATCGATGATACAGTTCATTGCTCCATCCTCTTATCCTGTCATTACATTTGGTCCATTTCCCTCACCCCAGGCTGTTTTAATATCTCTATCCCATGCAATTG GGACTGTATTTATGCCCCCAAAGTGGTCGTTAGGCTATCACCAATGCCGTTGGAGCTATGACTCTGATAAGAAAGTTCAACAG ATTACAGGAACATTTCGAGAGAAGGGTATACCTTGTGATGTCGTATGGATGGATATTGATTACATGGATGGTTTTCGTTGTTTCACTTTTGACAAG GAGCGCTTTCCAGATCCGAAATCTTTGGTGAAGGGTCTAAACCAAAATGGTTTCAAAGCAATCTGGATGCTTGACCCAGGGATAAAACAGGAAGATGGTTATTTTGTCTATGATAGTGGTTCTAAAAATGATGTCTGGATTTTAAAAGCAGATGGAAGACCATTTGTTG GCGAGGTGTGGCCCGGGCCTTGTGTTTTTCCAGACTATACACAGGCAAAAGTTCGATCTTGGTGGTCCAATTTAGTGAAAGATTTCACTGTAAATGGTGTTGACGGAATATGGAATGATATGAATGAACCGGCTGTTTTTAAG aCTCTCACAAAAACGATGCCTGAGAGCAATATTCATAAAGGGGATGATGAACTTGGAGGTTGTCAAGTTCACTCACACTATCACAAT GTCTATGGCATGCTGATGGCAAGATCAACTTTTGAAGGCATGAAGCTGGGTAGTGAAAAAAATCGTCCTTTTGTTCTCACCAGAGCCGGATTTATTGGTAGCCAAAGGTATGCTGCAACTTGGACAGGAGATAATCTTTCAACCTGGGAGCACCTACATATGAGCATTTCCATGGTTCTTCAGTTG GGACTTAGTGGTCAGCCACTATCAGGGCCTGATATAGGTGGCTTTGCTGGAAATGCAACACCCAGGCTCTTTGGAAGGTGGATGGGTATAGGTTCTATGTTTCCCTTTTGTCGTGGGCACTCAGAAATCGACACCATTGACCATGAGCCGTGGTCATTCGGGAAAGAG TGTGAAGAAGTATGCCGTTTGGCATTGAACAGACGCTACTGCCTTATACCTCATATATATACTCTCTTCTATATGGCTCATAAGACGGGTACTCCAGTGGCAAGTCCTACTTTTTTCGCTG ATCCCAAAGACCCCAGCTTAAGGAAATTGGAGAATTCTTTTCTGTTGGGTCCACTTCTAGTCTATTCCAG CACTTTGCCTGGTCAGGGGATGGATAGTTTGCAGTGCACATTGCCCAAAGGAATTTGGttgagttttgattttgatgattcaCATCCT GATTTACCAGCTTTATATTTGCAAGGAGGAACAATTATTCCTGTGGGTCCTCCTCATCAGCATGTTGGTGAATCTAATATATTTGATGACTTGACACTCGTTGTTGCTTTGGATGAACATG GGAAAGCTAAAGGTGTTCTATATgaagatgatggtgatggataTGAATTCATGAAAGGTGGATTCTTGTTGACACACTATGTTGCTGAACTTCAATCTTCTATTGTTACTGTCAAAGTTTCAAAAACTGAAGGATCTTGGAAGAGGCCACAACGTCGCCTGCATGTGCAATTATTGCTTGGTGGAGGTGCAATG GTTGATACATGGGGCAAAGATGGAGAGgttcttcaaattttaatgCCTTCAGAACAGGAAGTTGTGCAGCTGGTTTCTACCAGTGAGAAGCAGTACAGATCTCGTTTGG AAAATGCCAAGGCTATTCCAGACGTAGAAGTGACTTCTGCACACAAAGGAATAGAACTCTCAAGGACTCCTGTTGAACTGAAAGGTGGTGATTGGTTTGTTAAAGTAGTTCCCAGGATTGGTGGTAGAATAATTTCCATGATGCACCTTCCTTCAG GGACACAGTGGCTTCACAGTAGGGTTGAGGTTAATGGGTATGAAGAGTATAGTGGTACTGAGTACCGCTCTGCTGGATGTACTGAGGAATACAATGTTACAGA GCGGAATCTTGAGCATGCTGGAGAGCAGGAATGTCTTTTGTTAGAAGGTGATATTGGGGGTGGTTTGGTTCTCCAGCGACAGATATATATTGCAAAGAATGATCCCAAGGTTTTCCGAATCGACTCTAGCATTATAGCACGCAAAGTTGGTGCTGGTTCTGGTGGATTTTCAAG GCTGGTCTGCCTGAGAGTACATCCAATGTTCACCCTATTGCACCCCACAGAATCATATGTCTCATTTACAGCCATTGATGGGTCAAAGCATGAAATTTGGCCTGAATCTGAGGAGCAGTTCTATGAAGGGAATTTATTGCCTAATG GTGAATGGATGCTGATTGATAAATGTCTTGGGTTGGGGCTACTGAATCGGTTTGATGTTAGCCAGGTTTACAAATGCCTAATCCACTGGGGAACTGGTACTGTTAATTTGGAGCTGTGGTCTGAGGAAAGGCCTGTTTCAAAGAAGTCACCTCTCAGAGTCGCCCATGAGTACGAGGTCATCACAATCCCGTAA